A window from Mogibacterium neglectum encodes these proteins:
- the rpmI gene encoding 50S ribosomal protein L35, producing MAKNKMKSHRGASKRMKLTGSGKIKRNKAFKSHILTKKTAKRKRGLRKSTVLTSADTKRMLRSMAK from the coding sequence ATGGCAAAGAACAAGATGAAGTCTCATAGAGGCGCAAGCAAGAGAATGAAGCTTACTGGTTCAGGTAAGATTAAGAGAAACAAGGCATTTAAGAGCCATATTCTGACAAAGAAGACTGCAAAGAGAAAGAGAGGTCTTCGTAAGTCCACAGTGCTTACTAGTGCAGATACAAAGCGTATGCTTAGATCAATGGCAAAGTAG
- the infC gene encoding translation initiation factor IF-3 — MIDENGDMRGVMGIREALAIAEEANLDLVNVSPNAEPPVCKILDFGKYRYELQKKDKMAKKNQKTMQVKEVRLSTFIEEHDVNVKANTAIKFLKDGDKVKVSLRFRGRERDYTAKGFDVMNSFAELVSEYGIIDKKPKFEGRSLTMFLSPKNSK; from the coding sequence TTGATAGATGAAAATGGAGATATGCGCGGAGTTATGGGCATAAGAGAAGCTCTTGCAATTGCAGAAGAGGCTAATCTAGACCTCGTGAATGTTTCTCCGAATGCTGAACCGCCAGTTTGCAAGATCCTAGACTTCGGGAAATATCGCTATGAGCTCCAGAAGAAGGATAAGATGGCTAAGAAGAATCAGAAGACCATGCAGGTTAAGGAGGTCCGTCTCAGCACATTTATCGAGGAGCACGATGTAAATGTAAAGGCGAATACAGCAATCAAGTTCCTAAAGGATGGAGATAAGGTTAAGGTTAGCCTTAGATTCAGAGGAAGAGAACGTGATTACACAGCGAAAGGCTTCGATGTTATGAACAGCTTTGCAGAGCTGGTTTCTGAATACGGCATCATAGACAAGAAGCCAAAGTTTGAGGGACGAAGCCTTACTATGTTCCTATCACCAAAGAATAGTAAGTAA
- a CDS encoding Na+/H+ antiporter NhaC family protein yields the protein MKEQVKLHREREASGLALIPLLFFIVIYLGVGIVLHSKGVEMAFYQFPSVVAMTIAVILAFLMYHKTGIDNNFKLFARGAGDENIMTMLMIFLLAGAFSSVAGAMGGVSSTANLGLTIIPPRFIVPGIFVIAAFLSTATGTSMGTVGAIVPIAYQMAKTADLNMSFVVAAVLTGAMFGDNLSMISDTTIAATRTQGVDLKDKFRTNAWISIPSAFISLVLMIIFSKGGTVTENLDYNLIKVVPYVLVLGLALLGLNVFAVLIIGILSASAVGVGTGAIGLMEVAAKIWAGYQGMIEVFILSMFVGGLAELTKHYGGLKWIIDKTSKLFKGPKSASVGIAALTALTDAATANNTVAIIVTGEIAREIAEKYKIDPRRTASFLDIFSCIMQGFIPYGAQFLLIASLTKNAVNPTSMIPYNWYLIVLGIMSLISVMVPAYNRIVCKGEWNWEHMKPEHEVEKQ from the coding sequence ATGAAAGAACAAGTTAAACTTCATAGGGAAAGAGAAGCAAGTGGCTTGGCGTTAATTCCACTTCTTTTCTTTATTGTTATCTACCTGGGTGTTGGAATTGTCCTGCATTCCAAGGGTGTAGAGATGGCATTTTACCAGTTTCCTTCTGTAGTCGCTATGACAATTGCCGTTATACTGGCTTTTTTAATGTATCACAAGACGGGAATCGACAATAATTTTAAGCTATTTGCAAGAGGTGCTGGTGATGAAAATATTATGACGATGCTCATGATATTCCTCTTAGCTGGAGCATTTTCTTCTGTTGCGGGTGCAATGGGAGGAGTTTCCTCTACAGCAAATCTTGGACTAACGATTATCCCTCCTAGGTTCATTGTTCCAGGAATTTTCGTAATAGCAGCGTTCCTATCCACTGCTACTGGCACTTCAATGGGTACCGTTGGAGCTATAGTGCCAATCGCATATCAGATGGCTAAGACAGCAGACCTTAATATGTCATTCGTTGTCGCTGCTGTTCTCACAGGTGCGATGTTTGGAGATAATCTATCTATGATTTCCGACACGACAATTGCTGCTACAAGGACTCAGGGAGTAGACCTTAAGGACAAGTTTAGAACTAATGCTTGGATTTCTATACCTTCAGCGTTTATTTCACTCGTGCTCATGATTATCTTTAGCAAGGGTGGTACTGTAACTGAAAATCTAGATTATAACTTGATAAAGGTAGTACCATACGTTCTTGTTCTCGGACTAGCGTTATTAGGACTCAATGTGTTCGCTGTACTGATTATCGGAATTCTCAGCGCTTCAGCAGTAGGTGTTGGAACTGGTGCTATCGGTCTTATGGAAGTTGCAGCTAAAATCTGGGCTGGATATCAGGGTATGATTGAAGTGTTTATTCTATCCATGTTTGTAGGTGGTCTTGCAGAACTTACTAAGCATTACGGTGGTCTTAAGTGGATTATAGATAAGACGAGCAAGCTTTTCAAAGGCCCTAAATCTGCATCTGTAGGAATCGCGGCACTAACAGCTTTAACAGATGCTGCAACAGCTAACAATACAGTAGCGATTATCGTTACTGGTGAGATTGCCAGAGAAATTGCCGAGAAGTATAAGATTGATCCTAGAAGAACAGCCTCGTTTCTCGATATATTCTCATGTATAATGCAGGGTTTCATTCCGTACGGGGCACAGTTCCTTCTAATCGCCAGCTTGACCAAGAATGCAGTAAATCCGACAAGTATGATTCCATACAACTGGTATCTGATAGTTCTAGGCATCATGTCGCTAATCTCAGTAATGGTTCCTGCGTATAATAGGATTGTGTGTAAAGGAGAATGGAACTGGGAGCATATGAAGCCAGAACACGAAGTTGAAAAACAGTAG
- the thiT gene encoding energy-coupled thiamine transporter ThiT gives MTLQSFVESRVGQVLIVFIIILLLCLITVSGKSKSDNKKIDVKALTVSSLLIAIAMVLSNIKIFTMPQGGSITLFSLLPISVITYLYGTKRGVTAGVALGLVNLIFGPYVIHPLQLLLDYPIAFGALGLGGALRDSKNGLTKVYLTGVFARYFCAVASGIIFFGSYAPSEFNAVTWSIWYNLTYLAAEAAITVVVINMPPVKAIFEKMKNDN, from the coding sequence ATGACTTTACAGAGTTTTGTTGAATCAAGAGTTGGTCAGGTATTGATTGTATTTATAATCATCCTATTACTATGCTTAATAACAGTTAGCGGGAAATCAAAGAGTGATAACAAAAAAATCGACGTTAAAGCACTCACTGTTTCATCTCTACTAATTGCGATTGCGATGGTGCTATCTAACATCAAGATATTTACAATGCCACAAGGGGGATCGATCACACTGTTCTCCCTACTACCAATATCTGTTATCACTTACCTATACGGCACTAAACGTGGTGTAACTGCAGGTGTTGCTCTAGGCCTTGTAAATCTAATATTCGGGCCTTACGTAATTCACCCTCTTCAGCTACTGCTCGACTATCCAATTGCTTTCGGTGCACTCGGTCTCGGCGGTGCACTACGTGACAGCAAAAATGGCCTGACTAAAGTATATCTTACAGGTGTATTTGCAAGATATTTCTGCGCAGTTGCATCAGGTATCATCTTCTTCGGATCATATGCACCATCTGAATTTAACGCTGTCACTTGGTCTATCTGGTACAATCTCACATACCTAGCAGCAGAAGCAGCTATTACGGTTGTTGTAATCAATATGCCACCGGTTAAAGCTATTTTTGAGAAGATGAAGAATGATAACTAA
- a CDS encoding Maf family protein, with protein sequence MITKENNPLLDRYDRVILASKSPRRLDILREHGVEPIIKYGNADESLPKGISFTDAVTMLSERKAMAALELPDILGLKGKSILIASDTIVYKDIIMGKPHDNEDAFNMLASLRNDTHYVATGVTLIDIIDGAPQIDDICSFAEVTEIICCDYADEDIWAYIKTGEPADKAGAYAIQGGFRKYIREFRGDYENVVGLPYNRIISELNK encoded by the coding sequence ATGATAACTAAAGAGAATAATCCGCTATTAGATCGATATGATAGAGTCATTCTCGCATCAAAGTCCCCACGCAGATTGGACATACTGAGAGAGCATGGCGTTGAACCAATTATAAAGTATGGAAATGCTGACGAATCACTACCAAAGGGTATATCATTTACAGATGCAGTGACGATGCTTTCCGAGAGAAAAGCTATGGCAGCACTAGAACTTCCAGATATATTAGGACTTAAAGGCAAATCGATACTTATAGCTTCGGACACTATCGTCTATAAAGACATTATCATGGGCAAGCCGCACGATAACGAGGATGCTTTTAATATGCTGGCATCTCTACGAAATGATACCCATTACGTGGCTACTGGTGTCACACTCATCGACATTATTGACGGAGCTCCTCAGATCGATGACATATGCTCGTTTGCCGAAGTTACGGAGATCATCTGCTGTGATTATGCAGATGAAGATATATGGGCATATATAAAGACTGGTGAACCTGCTGATAAGGCTGGTGCATACGCTATCCAAGGTGGTTTTAGAAAATATATCAGAGAGTTTAGAGGCGATTACGAGAATGTCGTTGGACTACCTTATAATAGGATAATCAGCGAGCTTAATAAATAA
- a CDS encoding thiamine phosphate synthase: protein MCTFKKICVTNRHLTDRSLYEQLKIVFTISKPNFLILREKDLSEAEYRELAYKVKLLCDMHSVRLIVNKYYGVARELGIPVQLSSPYYESNVGELYGLSVWVSVHSINEAIRINNSDVDAIIAGHIYDTECKKGLPGRGIDFLTSIVEQVDVPVYAIGGIDEFNIEEVASAGASGACQMSFYMKL from the coding sequence ATGTGTACGTTTAAAAAAATCTGTGTAACGAATCGCCACTTAACAGATAGGTCGCTTTATGAACAGCTTAAGATAGTTTTTACAATTTCGAAGCCGAATTTCTTGATACTTAGAGAAAAAGATCTTTCTGAAGCCGAATATAGAGAACTAGCATATAAAGTTAAATTACTCTGTGATATGCATTCTGTGAGATTGATAGTGAACAAGTATTATGGGGTTGCGCGCGAACTCGGTATACCAGTTCAATTATCGTCCCCTTATTACGAGTCTAATGTTGGGGAATTGTACGGTTTATCGGTCTGGGTTTCAGTTCATTCCATAAATGAGGCGATTAGAATAAACAACTCTGATGTAGATGCAATAATTGCTGGTCATATCTATGATACTGAATGCAAGAAAGGGCTTCCGGGACGTGGTATAGACTTCTTGACAAGTATAGTAGAGCAAGTTGATGTACCAGTATATGCGATAGGTGGAATCGATGAGTTCAATATAGAGGAGGTTGCCTCTGCTGGAGCAAGTGGGGCATGTCAGATGTCGTTTTATATGAAGCTATAA
- the thiH gene encoding 2-iminoacetate synthase ThiH: MNDDKYMNTYCGEEVRTRTDCMAYMDGMEIIPHDIFDRVIAEMNSYNPLDYSEADVVRAIKSDICTIENFKALLSPAADKYLEQIAEKAHLERRKHFGNVVNLFTPLYISNYCENYCVYCGFNCHNKIHRARLCSDEIEKEMKAIAKTGLEEILLLTGESRSKSDIEYIGEACKIGRKYFKNIGVEVYPMNSDEYAYLKSCGADYVTVFQETYNSDEYERLHLAGHKRVFPYRFNAQERALMGGMRGVGFAALLGLDNFRKDALATGLHAYLIQRKYPWAEISLSCPRLRPIISNNDEGAMFTPNQNNEKVGERQLLQVISAYRLFLPFAAMTISTRERAGFRDNVMGITATKISAGVDTGIGSHSDDETSSGDNQFEIADGRSVDEICKALKEHGMQPVMNDYVYV, encoded by the coding sequence ATGAATGATGATAAGTACATGAATACATACTGTGGTGAAGAGGTGAGAACACGCACCGATTGCATGGCGTATATGGACGGAATGGAGATTATTCCTCATGATATTTTTGACAGGGTTATTGCCGAGATGAATTCGTATAACCCTTTAGATTACAGCGAAGCGGATGTAGTGCGCGCTATTAAGTCTGATATCTGCACTATCGAGAATTTCAAAGCACTGCTATCTCCCGCAGCTGATAAATACCTAGAACAAATCGCCGAGAAGGCACACCTCGAGAGGAGAAAACACTTCGGTAATGTCGTAAATCTCTTTACCCCGTTATACATATCGAATTACTGCGAGAATTACTGCGTATACTGTGGTTTCAATTGCCATAATAAAATTCATAGGGCAAGGCTATGCTCGGATGAGATAGAAAAGGAGATGAAGGCTATCGCAAAAACTGGGCTGGAAGAGATACTGCTTTTAACAGGTGAGAGCAGGAGTAAATCAGATATCGAATATATCGGTGAGGCGTGCAAAATAGGACGAAAATACTTTAAGAATATCGGTGTTGAGGTATATCCGATGAACTCGGATGAGTATGCGTATCTAAAGTCGTGCGGAGCTGACTACGTAACTGTCTTTCAAGAGACGTATAATTCCGATGAATATGAGAGGCTTCACCTAGCTGGACACAAGAGGGTTTTTCCATATAGGTTTAATGCCCAGGAAAGAGCTCTTATGGGCGGTATGAGGGGTGTGGGATTTGCGGCACTTCTAGGACTTGATAATTTTAGAAAAGATGCTTTAGCTACTGGTCTTCATGCATATCTAATTCAGCGCAAGTATCCATGGGCAGAGATTTCGCTGTCATGTCCAAGACTGAGACCTATCATTAGCAATAACGATGAAGGAGCGATGTTCACTCCGAACCAGAATAATGAGAAGGTGGGGGAGCGCCAACTGCTTCAAGTTATCTCCGCGTATAGGCTTTTTCTTCCGTTTGCAGCGATGACCATTTCAACTCGTGAGAGGGCAGGATTCAGAGATAATGTCATGGGTATAACTGCTACAAAAATCTCAGCAGGTGTGGATACTGGAATCGGTAGCCATAGCGACGATGAAACGAGTTCTGGTGATAATCAGTTTGAAATTGCAGACGGAAGATCCGTCGATGAAATCTGTAAGGCTCTTAAGGAGCACGGCATGCAGCCGGTCATGAATGATTATGTGTACGTTTAA
- a CDS encoding thiazole synthase, producing the protein MNDKLVIGGYEFDSRFILGSGKYDVELIQAAVEQAGAEMITLSVRRANTDVQNILEYIPDHVTLLPNTSGARNSEEAVRIARLARELGCGDFIKIEVIKDSKYLFPDNYETIRATEVLAKEGFIAMPYMYPDLNVARDLVNAGAATIMPLAAPIGSNRGLVTKDMIKILVDEIDIPIIVDAGIGSPSQACEAMEMGVSAIMANTAIATAKDVAGMAGAFGNAIKAGRAAYLAGLGRIVKDGGVASSPLTGFLEE; encoded by the coding sequence ATGAATGATAAATTAGTGATTGGTGGTTATGAATTTGATTCCAGATTCATACTTGGTTCTGGCAAATACGATGTGGAGTTGATACAAGCTGCCGTTGAACAGGCGGGGGCAGAGATGATTACTCTCTCGGTCAGAAGAGCTAATACCGATGTTCAGAATATCCTTGAGTATATTCCAGACCATGTAACACTGCTTCCTAACACGTCTGGAGCAAGAAATTCTGAAGAGGCGGTCAGAATAGCAAGGCTCGCTAGGGAGCTGGGATGCGGTGACTTCATTAAGATTGAAGTCATCAAGGATTCAAAGTATCTGTTCCCGGATAATTATGAGACCATACGAGCTACGGAAGTTTTGGCAAAAGAAGGATTTATTGCGATGCCATACATGTATCCAGATCTCAATGTTGCAAGAGATCTTGTAAATGCGGGTGCTGCGACTATTATGCCACTGGCTGCACCAATTGGTTCAAATAGAGGATTAGTAACTAAGGATATGATTAAGATTCTCGTTGATGAGATTGACATCCCAATCATCGTAGATGCAGGTATAGGTTCACCGTCTCAGGCTTGTGAAGCTATGGAGATGGGGGTAAGTGCGATTATGGCTAATACGGCAATTGCGACAGCAAAGGATGTAGCGGGAATGGCAGGAGCATTTGGAAATGCCATTAAGGCAGGCAGGGCGGCTTATCTTGCTGGTCTTGGGCGCATCGTAAAGGACGGTGGAGTTGCCTCGTCTCCTCTCACTGGATTTTTGGAGGAATAG
- the thiF gene encoding sulfur carrier protein ThiS adenylyltransferase ThiF, translated as MGILKPYTPKVPSVNELEKAKDDRFSPDIHQNLKLASVAIAGAGGLGSNIAVMLARSGIGHLHIVDFDIVDITNLNRQAYTVKHIGSRKVDAIKEILMEINPYMKVTTDCVRVVADNCDEILGSYDIVCEAFDGAESKAMLIDSLLSIDYGPIVISGSGMAGYDSANEIKSRRIMDRLFICGDECTDVDSGIGLMAPRVSICAGHQANIVIGQILGVDNI; from the coding sequence ATGGGGATTTTGAAACCGTATACTCCGAAGGTGCCAAGTGTAAATGAGCTTGAAAAAGCTAAGGACGATAGATTTTCACCGGATATCCATCAGAATCTAAAGCTTGCAAGCGTAGCAATTGCAGGTGCAGGTGGTCTCGGTTCAAATATCGCAGTTATGCTCGCTAGGAGCGGAATTGGACACCTTCATATTGTTGATTTCGATATCGTAGATATAACTAATCTGAACAGGCAGGCATATACCGTTAAGCATATTGGTTCGCGAAAAGTTGATGCTATAAAAGAAATCCTCATGGAGATAAACCCTTACATGAAAGTAACCACCGACTGTGTTCGTGTAGTAGCGGATAACTGCGATGAGATATTAGGAAGTTATGACATCGTGTGCGAGGCATTTGATGGGGCGGAGTCAAAAGCGATGCTTATCGATTCACTACTGTCAATTGACTATGGCCCAATCGTGATATCAGGATCTGGAATGGCTGGATATGACAGCGCAAATGAAATAAAGTCCAGACGTATCATGGACAGGTTATTCATTTGTGGAGATGAATGCACCGATGTCGATAGTGGCATTGGACTAATGGCACCAAGGGTTTCTATCTGTGCAGGTCATCAGGCGAATATCGTAATAGGGCAGATTCTAGGAGTGGATAATATTTAA
- the thiS gene encoding sulfur carrier protein ThiS: MIKVNGKEIEYFSGMTIQNLVISLSYNTSRIAVERLGEIVPKKNYADTLINDGDKIEIVCFMGGG, translated from the coding sequence TTGATTAAGGTAAACGGCAAGGAAATTGAATACTTTTCCGGTATGACCATACAAAATCTCGTGATATCGCTCTCATACAACACATCGCGTATTGCAGTAGAGAGGCTCGGTGAGATTGTACCTAAGAAAAATTATGCAGATACTCTAATTAATGACGGTGACAAGATAGAAATAGTTTGTTTTATGGGAGGAGGTTAA
- a CDS encoding proton-conducting transporter membrane subunit, whose protein sequence is MMINSFHPGLLMILIGMLILVLQDRFKKPCSIIAAASGILGLFTLNSSSNLVYQITPGIKLEMIHVDGLSMMFVIIFGIITVINAIYSFDIQDKWEKGVSVIYGGSIISATLAGDVISMIVFWEVAAFSAAYLIYARHTRRSSRSALRYLLMHAFGGNMLLVGFLLHAAQTNSLEIPRFTALGGSAAFWFILIGVGVNAVVPPFNSWISDSYPESTIAGTVYMCGYTTKLGIYAMIRIFSGTEALVYVGVFMALYGVLMAFLENDLRRLFSYHIMSQLGYMVAALAIGGAWGIDGAVSHAFNNILYKGVLMMCSGAVIMATGKRKITELGGLSKKMPITAWTFLIASLSIAGIPFLNGFASKSIIMHAVNLGGHETAALLLTVTSIGTWLSVALKVNWFVFFGKARSEFEVKPIPMCMKIGMVLGASGCIILGVYPSLLFRIMPYKIDVNPFNIGHILEYMILFAGATLVFWIFRVKMLPHDELSLDFDWFFRKPLAKFVNCVSVGLNRFTAWADSKSLNFVHFLGERLGNPYKWTENSRNSAIRNISFENEDRDIGVVIEISVSMFALILMIAMIYIN, encoded by the coding sequence ATGATGATAAATAGTTTTCACCCAGGACTCCTTATGATTCTAATTGGGATGCTAATTCTCGTTCTGCAAGATAGGTTTAAAAAACCGTGTTCAATTATTGCAGCAGCATCGGGAATTCTTGGATTATTCACGCTCAATAGTAGTAGCAATTTGGTGTATCAGATTACGCCAGGTATCAAGCTAGAGATGATTCATGTTGATGGATTATCAATGATGTTCGTAATCATCTTCGGCATAATTACAGTTATCAACGCCATTTATTCATTTGACATACAGGACAAGTGGGAAAAGGGAGTTTCGGTTATATATGGAGGCAGCATTATATCTGCGACTTTGGCAGGTGACGTAATCAGTATGATCGTGTTCTGGGAGGTTGCTGCATTCAGTGCAGCATATCTAATATATGCAAGGCATACGAGGCGTTCATCAAGGTCGGCGCTTAGATATCTACTGATGCATGCCTTTGGAGGGAACATGCTCCTAGTGGGGTTCTTGCTACATGCAGCACAGACGAATTCCCTTGAAATTCCTAGATTTACTGCCTTAGGTGGCTCGGCAGCATTCTGGTTCATACTAATAGGAGTTGGTGTAAATGCAGTAGTTCCACCGTTTAATTCGTGGATTTCCGACTCCTATCCTGAGTCTACTATTGCAGGAACAGTATACATGTGCGGATATACTACCAAGCTAGGCATATATGCCATGATAAGGATTTTTTCTGGCACTGAAGCGCTTGTGTACGTTGGTGTGTTTATGGCGCTATACGGCGTGTTGATGGCTTTCCTAGAAAATGATCTTCGCAGACTGTTCAGCTATCATATTATGTCGCAGCTCGGCTATATGGTTGCAGCACTTGCTATAGGCGGAGCATGGGGAATCGATGGAGCCGTATCTCATGCGTTCAATAATATCTTATACAAAGGTGTACTTATGATGTGCTCAGGTGCAGTTATAATGGCGACGGGGAAGAGAAAAATTACAGAATTAGGTGGACTAAGTAAGAAAATGCCGATTACAGCATGGACTTTCCTCATTGCATCTCTATCCATTGCAGGTATACCATTTTTGAATGGATTTGCTTCCAAAAGTATTATTATGCACGCAGTCAACCTTGGTGGACATGAGACGGCAGCACTTTTACTTACCGTGACATCAATTGGAACCTGGCTCTCTGTAGCATTAAAGGTGAACTGGTTCGTGTTCTTCGGTAAGGCTAGAAGTGAATTCGAGGTAAAGCCGATACCTATGTGTATGAAGATAGGTATGGTTCTAGGAGCTTCAGGATGTATAATTCTGGGTGTATATCCGTCTCTTCTCTTTAGGATTATGCCGTACAAGATAGATGTAAATCCGTTTAACATTGGTCATATCCTAGAGTACATGATACTATTTGCTGGGGCTACACTAGTGTTCTGGATTTTCAGAGTTAAGATGCTTCCGCACGATGAGCTTTCATTAGATTTTGACTGGTTCTTCAGAAAGCCACTGGCAAAGTTCGTTAATTGCGTTTCAGTTGGTCTTAATAGGTTCACGGCATGGGCAGACAGTAAATCGCTGAACTTCGTGCATTTCCTTGGCGAGAGACTAGGGAATCCGTATAAATGGACAGAGAACTCAAGAAATAGTGCTATTAGAAATATTTCGTTCGAGAATGAAGATCGCGATATCGGAGTCGTAATTGAGATATCGGTTTCGATGTTTGCGCTGATTCTGATGATTGCGATGATTTACATCAACTAG
- a CDS encoding monovalent cation/H+ antiporter subunit D family protein, whose translation MNLIDLNVRPLLAILVSLCDSGLIYVLGDHIKENAREAITFIAAITKIALVYSMVPAVLAGHTIKLNLFRIVDDVVFAFNVDTAGIVFACSASTLWLLTSIYSVGYMRGHGEKNQTGYYASFAMCLSAAMGICFAANMITFFIFFEVLTIATYPLVVHYRDAEGTRSGRKYLAYTLISGQIFFAAMVIVYSVSGTMDFKPGGFLDKNMLPAPWALVVFMMMIGAGIVKAGVMPLHSWLPAAMVAPTPVSALLHAVVVVKAGAFATLRVVLYVFGPKLARECGGATILAWMAVLTILISSLIALKKDNLKARLAFSTIGQLSYIVLGIAILSPISTTGALYHLVAHAFMKITLFMCAGAIFVTTHKKNISEMAGLGRRMPITMSAFTLASLGIAGFPFFIGFVSKANIIMGALQTGQLLFGATLIVSAILALTYLMPVVLIAFKREPVNPEFSTYGESSKMMLVPLLITATVSVLLGVAPNFGLHLLDLAMSTGEAVFAPAGGVLC comes from the coding sequence ATGAATTTGATTGATTTAAATGTCCGCCCGCTTCTTGCGATACTAGTCTCGTTATGTGATTCTGGACTAATATATGTGCTAGGAGATCATATCAAAGAAAACGCAAGAGAGGCTATTACCTTCATAGCTGCAATTACTAAAATTGCTCTCGTATACTCAATGGTTCCAGCTGTTCTGGCCGGTCATACCATAAAGTTAAATTTATTTAGAATAGTAGATGATGTAGTTTTTGCTTTTAATGTGGATACAGCAGGAATCGTTTTTGCATGTAGTGCATCGACGCTATGGCTCCTGACATCGATATACTCTGTTGGATACATGCGAGGTCATGGCGAGAAAAATCAGACTGGATATTATGCATCTTTTGCAATGTGCCTGTCAGCTGCAATGGGGATATGCTTTGCGGCAAACATGATAACATTCTTCATCTTCTTCGAAGTACTAACTATTGCAACTTATCCATTAGTCGTTCATTATCGTGATGCTGAAGGCACTAGATCTGGAAGAAAGTATCTCGCATATACTCTAATAAGTGGACAGATATTCTTTGCGGCTATGGTAATCGTGTACTCTGTATCGGGGACGATGGATTTTAAGCCAGGTGGGTTTCTAGATAAAAATATGTTACCAGCACCTTGGGCACTAGTTGTATTTATGATGATGATAGGAGCTGGAATCGTCAAGGCTGGTGTTATGCCACTTCATAGCTGGCTTCCAGCGGCCATGGTTGCGCCTACACCTGTAAGTGCTCTTCTACATGCGGTAGTAGTCGTAAAGGCAGGTGCGTTTGCAACACTCAGGGTGGTGCTATATGTATTTGGACCTAAACTAGCTAGAGAGTGTGGTGGAGCAACCATACTGGCATGGATGGCAGTATTAACAATTTTAATATCATCACTGATAGCGCTTAAGAAAGATAATCTAAAGGCTAGGCTTGCTTTTTCAACTATAGGACAGCTCTCATATATCGTGCTCGGAATAGCTATTTTATCTCCGATAAGCACCACGGGGGCACTATATCATCTTGTTGCGCATGCATTTATGAAGATCACACTCTTTATGTGTGCAGGTGCTATATTTGTAACTACTCACAAGAAGAATATAAGTGAGATGGCTGGGCTTGGAAGAAGAATGCCAATTACGATGAGCGCATTTACATTAGCTTCGCTCGGTATTGCAGGATTCCCATTTTTCATTGGATTTGTCAGCAAAGCGAACATCATAATGGGTGCACTTCAGACAGGACAGCTGCTCTTTGGCGCAACACTTATTGTAAGTGCAATCTTGGCGCTCACATATCTGATGCCAGTTGTGCTTATCGCTTTTAAGAGAGAACCAGTGAATCCAGAGTTCAGCACGTACGGCGAATCCAGCAAAATGATGCTAGTTCCATTACTGATTACAGCGACTGTATCAGTGCTACTAGGTGTGGCACCAAACTTCGGACTTCATCTGCTAGACCTTGCGATGAGTACGGGTGAGGCAGTGTTTGCCCCTGCAGGAGGTGTATTATGTTAA